In the genome of Deinococcus deserti VCD115, one region contains:
- a CDS encoding disulfide bond formation protein B — MLSSADNRIYAAWVVALVATLGSLYLSNVLGFKPCVLCWYQRICMYPLALWLGIAALRGDTGIRVYAWPLAAVGWIIALVQNAEDWGWIPTLKACAPDPTTVACNIPWPLWGSGALSGLNSVITIPVLSMIAFTLILALLSWRRERFI, encoded by the coding sequence GTGCTGTCTTCCGCTGATAACCGGATCTACGCCGCCTGGGTGGTGGCCCTGGTCGCCACTCTGGGCAGCCTGTATCTGAGCAATGTCCTGGGGTTCAAGCCCTGCGTCCTGTGCTGGTACCAGCGCATCTGCATGTACCCACTGGCCCTGTGGTTGGGGATTGCGGCACTGAGGGGAGATACAGGCATCCGGGTCTACGCATGGCCCCTGGCGGCCGTCGGGTGGATCATCGCCTTGGTCCAGAATGCCGAGGACTGGGGCTGGATTCCCACCCTCAAGGCCTGTGCTCCGGACCCCACCACCGTGGCCTGCAATATTCCCTGGCCGCTTTGGGGCAGTGGTGCGCTTTCCGGACTGAACAGTGTCATTACCATCCCGGTACTGAGCATGATTGCATTTACGCTGATCCTGGCGCTTCTTTCCTGGCGCCGCGAACGCTTCATATAA
- a CDS encoding SDR family NAD(P)-dependent oxidoreductase, which translates to MTPQIPETGAPPCVIVTGAARGIGRAIAELYTERGARVLSVDLTLPPPLRGQRRIRADISTASGRERIGRAARELGGVNVLVNNAAFQGAHGSVLEVSERGWARTLSVNLTAPLLLTRALIDLMPHGSTVVNVASVQGLFAEQNNAAYNASKGGLVNLTRAMALDLASHGIRVNAVAPGAISTEGVLQAIQDSSDPVNTRRDYEDLHALRRLGAPREVAQVVYFLGSDESSFMTGAIVPVDGGMTASFMMAGRPV; encoded by the coding sequence ATGACGCCTCAGATCCCTGAAACAGGCGCCCCTCCGTGCGTGATCGTGACTGGGGCGGCGCGCGGCATCGGGCGGGCGATCGCGGAACTGTACACCGAGCGCGGCGCCCGGGTGCTGAGTGTAGACCTGACCCTGCCGCCGCCCCTGCGTGGCCAACGAAGGATCAGGGCAGATATCAGTACCGCCAGTGGTCGCGAACGTATAGGACGTGCGGCCCGGGAACTGGGGGGCGTGAACGTCCTGGTCAATAACGCGGCCTTTCAGGGAGCACATGGAAGCGTACTGGAGGTCAGTGAGCGCGGCTGGGCGCGGACCCTGAGCGTGAATCTGACTGCGCCGCTGCTGCTGACACGTGCCCTGATTGATCTGATGCCTCATGGAAGTACGGTCGTGAACGTGGCCAGCGTGCAGGGCCTGTTTGCCGAACAGAACAATGCCGCCTACAACGCCAGCAAGGGTGGTCTGGTCAACCTGACGCGCGCGATGGCACTGGACCTGGCGTCCCACGGCATCCGGGTCAATGCCGTAGCCCCCGGCGCAATCAGCACCGAAGGAGTTCTGCAGGCTATTCAGGACAGTTCCGATCCCGTAAACACCCGCCGGGACTATGAGGACCTGCACGCCCTGAGGCGCCTCGGGGCCCCCCGTGAAGTGGCGCAGGTGGTGTATTTCCTGGGCAGCGACGAGTCCAGCTTTATGACCGGCGCGATTGTTCCCGTGGATGGCGGCATGACCGCGAGCTTCATGATGGCTGGGCGACCAGTCTGA
- a CDS encoding electron transfer flavoprotein subunit alpha/FixB family protein, with product MILIVAEHAGGKLGKSTLEMVTAARESGREGPITLLVLGSGVAEVANASAAYADQVLVADLPELATYNAELWAAATAQIAQEGEASTVMIGGSRSGREYAPRVAVKLDAPYLEDAIRLTSSGSALQAQRYTYLARVTETVEAEGPVIVVTVKPGSFAPAQAAGTAGEQYDVELTLPTPRVEVTGKSVEKTSRVALTEADVIVTGGRGVGSPENFSAYVEGLADAIGAGVGATRAVVDAGWRPYAEQVGQTGKTVQPGAYIALGVSGAVQHLSGMGKSKHIIAINKDAEAPIFKVADYGIVGDVNQIVPALIAEARK from the coding sequence ATGATTCTGATTGTTGCTGAACACGCCGGGGGCAAACTCGGCAAGTCCACCCTGGAAATGGTCACTGCTGCGCGCGAAAGTGGCCGCGAAGGCCCCATTACACTGCTGGTTCTGGGCAGCGGCGTGGCTGAAGTCGCCAATGCCAGCGCCGCGTATGCCGATCAGGTGCTGGTGGCCGACCTGCCCGAGCTGGCCACCTACAACGCCGAGCTGTGGGCTGCGGCCACCGCACAGATCGCTCAGGAAGGCGAAGCCAGCACGGTGATGATCGGCGGAAGCCGTTCAGGGCGCGAATACGCCCCTAGGGTCGCTGTAAAGCTCGACGCGCCCTATCTCGAAGACGCCATCCGGCTGACGAGCAGCGGCAGCGCCCTGCAGGCTCAGCGCTACACGTACCTGGCGCGCGTCACAGAGACCGTCGAGGCCGAGGGGCCTGTCATCGTTGTGACGGTCAAACCCGGTTCGTTTGCACCGGCGCAAGCTGCGGGCACTGCCGGCGAGCAGTACGACGTGGAACTTACTCTGCCTACTCCCCGGGTGGAAGTCACTGGCAAGAGTGTCGAAAAGACCAGCCGCGTGGCCCTGACCGAGGCCGACGTGATCGTGACGGGTGGCCGCGGCGTAGGCAGCCCCGAAAACTTTTCTGCGTATGTGGAGGGTCTGGCTGACGCTATCGGTGCCGGTGTTGGGGCAACCCGCGCCGTGGTAGACGCCGGCTGGCGCCCCTACGCCGAGCAGGTAGGACAGACCGGGAAGACCGTGCAGCCCGGCGCCTACATCGCCCTGGGCGTCAGCGGAGCCGTGCAGCACCTGTCTGGCATGGGCAAAAGTAAGCACATCATCGCCATCAACAAAGATGCCGAGGCGCCGATTTTCAAGGTGGCCGACTACGGCATTGTCGGTGACGTCAATCAGATTGTCCCAGCCCTGATTGCAGAAGCACGCAAGTAA
- a CDS encoding DUF2087 domain-containing protein, which yields MTKSILDFQDEFGRITTWPSDRRRTHQLAILHYLKGLFETGVAYDQGQVEQILADHSTLEDPSILLTELLDGDYLVTADGMYWRADGRPGARG from the coding sequence ATGACCAAAAGTATCTTGGACTTTCAGGACGAATTCGGCCGCATTACCACCTGGCCCAGTGACCGGCGCCGCACCCATCAGCTGGCCATCCTGCACTACCTCAAGGGCCTGTTCGAGACCGGAGTTGCCTATGACCAGGGCCAGGTCGAGCAGATTCTGGCTGACCACAGCACACTCGAAGACCCCAGCATCCTGCTGACCGAACTGCTGGATGGGGACTACCTCGTGACGGCAGACGGCATGTACTGGCGGGCCGACGGACGCCCAGGGGCACGTGGCTAA
- a CDS encoding carboxymuconolactone decarboxylase family protein, whose translation MTDQPVSRAEGDDQPRAREVIFGRQHDRILERLEALDPTLAGFTKDFAYDTVYDLPGLDLKTKELIACALLVSLGSPPELRTHLRGALNAGATETELRGALLLCVPYLGFPRVVAAFEVLRQHMEAEQQKR comes from the coding sequence ATGACAGATCAGCCAGTGTCCAGGGCCGAGGGCGATGATCAGCCCCGTGCCCGTGAGGTTATTTTCGGCCGGCAACATGACCGGATTCTTGAGCGCCTGGAAGCCCTGGACCCTACCCTGGCCGGCTTTACAAAAGACTTTGCGTATGACACCGTGTACGATCTGCCGGGACTGGACCTGAAAACCAAGGAGCTGATTGCCTGTGCCCTGCTGGTATCGCTGGGAAGCCCGCCGGAATTGCGTACGCATCTGCGCGGCGCCCTCAACGCAGGAGCGACCGAGACCGAGCTCAGGGGAGCCCTGCTGCTGTGCGTGCCGTACCTGGGGTTTCCCCGGGTAGTCGCCGCCTTCGAGGTCCTGCGACAGCACATGGAGGCTGAACAGCAAAAAAGGTAA
- the uvrA gene encoding excinuclease ABC subunit UvrA: MQNNLIVRGAREHNLKNITVELPRDQFVVITGVSGSGKSTLAFDTIYAEGQRRYVESLSAYARQFLGLMEKPDVDSITGLSPAISIDQKTTSHNPRSTVGTVTEIHDYLRLLYARVGTPYCPVCGRKIEKQSPSEITDRLLAGYSDKRAILLAPMVRGRKGEYRKLFADLRREGFSRVRVDGTLYELEEAEKLKLEKFEKHDVDVVIDRLTLRESDRTRIAESVELGLRRGEGLLRVLMPDAGEDGGAHEELYSEKFACPEHGSVLEELEPRSFSFNSPYGACGDCAGLGSKQEFSPDIVIDDKLSIAEGAILPWSKKGTGGGIYYWDKLQALAEHLGFSVKTPWRDLPAAAQKAVLRGPGKPFEVVYRRNGKETMRFMTEFEGVIPNLERRYADTESEFMREKLEELMELQPCPTCGGTRYKPEILAVRVGGLNISQTSGMSVLDADAYFGQLQEGLLNHDTIAPHLKGHLGGTARAHGPRHYEYTLNAFGSAVAAPILKAIRTRLKFLVDVGLDYLSLDRTANTLSGGEAQRIRLATQVGSGLTGVLYVLDEPSIGLHPKDNHRLIGTLKHLRDLGNTLLVVEHDEDTMMEADYLVDMGPGAGVHGGEVVAVGTPQQVKKNKDSLTGRYLRGELKIEVPTERRRGNGKRLKVLGATEHNLQNVSIEIPLGTMTVVTGPSGSGKSTLIHDILHATLARELNGAKTTPGRCERIEGMEHLDKVIEIDQSPIGRTPRSNPATYTGVFTEIRDLFTRTPEARRRGYQAGRFSFNVKGGRCEHCKGDGVMKIEMNFLPDIYVPCEVCKGARYNRETLEVKYNGKTIADVLDMTVEDAESFFEAIPAIQKKMQLLCDVGLGYMRIGQPSTTLSGGEAQRIKLASELARRATGKTIYILDEPTTGLHFEDVRKLMVVLQRLAEGGNTLVIIEHNLDVMKCADHLIDLGPEGGVRGGQVVATGTPEELAAHPTSYTGEYLRRVPGIVAAGPAPVLAGPARKPRTKKAAGA, translated from the coding sequence TTGCAGAACAACCTGATCGTGCGCGGCGCACGCGAACACAACCTGAAGAACATCACGGTCGAGCTTCCCCGCGACCAGTTCGTGGTGATTACTGGCGTCTCGGGAAGCGGCAAAAGCACGCTGGCTTTCGACACCATCTATGCCGAGGGCCAGCGCCGCTATGTGGAAAGCCTGTCGGCCTACGCCCGGCAATTCCTGGGGCTGATGGAAAAGCCGGATGTAGACAGCATCACCGGCCTGTCACCGGCCATTTCCATCGACCAGAAGACCACCAGCCATAACCCCCGCTCCACGGTGGGAACGGTCACCGAGATCCACGACTACCTCCGCCTGCTGTACGCCCGGGTCGGGACACCGTATTGCCCGGTCTGCGGCCGAAAGATCGAGAAGCAGAGCCCCAGTGAAATCACGGACAGGCTTCTGGCCGGCTACAGCGACAAGCGGGCCATTCTGCTGGCGCCAATGGTACGCGGCCGCAAGGGCGAGTACCGCAAACTGTTCGCGGACCTGCGGCGTGAGGGCTTTTCCCGGGTGCGCGTGGACGGCACCCTGTACGAGCTTGAAGAGGCCGAGAAGCTCAAGCTGGAAAAGTTCGAGAAGCATGACGTCGACGTGGTGATTGACCGTCTGACCCTGCGTGAGTCGGACCGGACCCGAATTGCCGAGAGTGTGGAACTGGGCCTGCGCCGTGGCGAGGGCCTCTTGCGGGTCCTGATGCCCGACGCTGGCGAGGATGGCGGGGCTCATGAGGAGCTGTACTCCGAGAAGTTCGCCTGTCCGGAACACGGCAGCGTGCTCGAAGAACTCGAGCCCCGGTCCTTTTCGTTCAACTCGCCGTACGGTGCCTGCGGGGACTGCGCGGGACTGGGCAGCAAGCAGGAATTCAGCCCCGATATCGTGATCGACGACAAACTGTCTATCGCTGAAGGTGCCATCCTCCCGTGGAGCAAGAAGGGCACGGGCGGCGGGATCTATTACTGGGACAAGTTGCAGGCCCTGGCCGAGCACCTGGGCTTCAGTGTGAAGACGCCCTGGCGTGATCTGCCAGCAGCGGCCCAGAAGGCTGTGCTACGCGGCCCCGGCAAGCCCTTTGAGGTGGTTTACCGCCGTAACGGCAAGGAGACCATGCGCTTCATGACCGAGTTCGAGGGCGTGATTCCCAACCTGGAACGGCGCTATGCCGATACCGAGTCGGAATTTATGCGCGAGAAGCTTGAAGAGCTGATGGAGCTCCAGCCGTGCCCTACCTGCGGCGGCACCCGCTACAAGCCAGAGATCCTGGCCGTCCGGGTGGGTGGGCTCAACATCTCCCAGACCAGTGGCATGAGCGTCCTGGATGCCGACGCGTATTTCGGTCAGTTGCAAGAGGGGCTGCTCAACCACGACACCATTGCCCCGCACCTGAAAGGGCACCTGGGCGGCACCGCGCGGGCGCATGGTCCCCGTCATTACGAGTACACGCTGAATGCCTTCGGCAGCGCCGTGGCTGCCCCGATCCTCAAGGCCATCCGCACCCGGCTGAAGTTCCTGGTGGACGTCGGCCTGGACTACCTGAGCCTGGACCGCACCGCCAACACCCTGAGTGGGGGAGAGGCGCAGCGTATCCGGCTGGCGACCCAGGTGGGCTCCGGCCTGACCGGCGTGCTGTATGTGCTCGACGAACCCAGCATCGGGCTGCATCCCAAGGACAACCACCGCCTGATCGGCACCCTGAAGCACCTGCGTGACCTGGGCAACACCCTGCTGGTGGTGGAGCATGACGAGGACACCATGATGGAGGCTGACTATCTGGTCGATATGGGTCCAGGTGCCGGCGTTCACGGCGGTGAAGTCGTGGCTGTCGGCACACCACAGCAGGTCAAGAAAAACAAGGACAGCCTGACCGGACGTTACCTGCGCGGTGAGCTGAAAATTGAGGTGCCCACCGAGCGCCGCCGGGGCAACGGCAAGCGGCTCAAGGTGCTGGGTGCCACCGAGCACAACCTGCAGAACGTCAGCATCGAGATTCCGCTGGGCACCATGACAGTAGTGACCGGGCCGTCAGGCAGCGGTAAGAGCACGCTGATTCATGACATCCTGCACGCCACGCTGGCCCGGGAACTCAACGGTGCCAAGACCACTCCAGGGCGATGTGAGCGCATCGAAGGCATGGAGCATCTGGACAAGGTCATTGAGATCGACCAGTCGCCCATCGGCCGTACACCCCGCAGTAACCCGGCCACCTACACCGGCGTGTTCACCGAGATCCGGGACCTGTTCACCCGTACCCCGGAGGCCCGCCGGCGCGGCTATCAGGCCGGGCGCTTCTCCTTCAACGTGAAAGGTGGCCGCTGCGAGCACTGCAAGGGCGACGGGGTCATGAAAATCGAGATGAACTTCCTGCCGGACATTTACGTACCGTGCGAGGTCTGCAAGGGGGCGCGCTACAACCGCGAGACGCTGGAGGTCAAGTACAACGGCAAAACCATTGCCGACGTGCTGGACATGACCGTGGAGGACGCTGAAAGCTTCTTCGAGGCCATTCCCGCCATTCAGAAAAAGATGCAGCTGCTGTGTGACGTCGGTCTGGGGTACATGCGGATCGGTCAGCCGAGCACCACGCTTTCGGGAGGAGAAGCCCAGCGCATCAAACTGGCTTCCGAACTGGCGCGCCGTGCGACCGGCAAAACCATCTACATTCTCGACGAGCCGACCACCGGCCTGCACTTTGAAGACGTGCGCAAGCTGATGGTGGTGCTTCAGCGTCTGGCAGAGGGTGGCAACACGCTTGTCATCATCGAACATAATCTGGACGTGATGAAGTGTGCCGACCACCTGATTGATCTTGGCCCCGAGGGAGGCGTGCGCGGCGGACAGGTGGTGGCTACAGGCACCCCTGAGGAACTGGCCGCGCACCCCACGAGCTATACCGGAGAGTACCTGCGCCGCGTGCCGGGCATCGTGGCTGCCGGACCTGCGCCGGTTCTTGCAGGCCCGGCCCGTAAGCCCCGGACCAAGAAGGCGGCGGGCGCTTGA
- a CDS encoding electron transfer flavoprotein subunit beta/FixA family protein — MNILTLVRQVPDAEARVKINAQAVDLEGTTLVIDGMDEYGVEEALRLRESGAAVEQIIALAVGPKRVEDALRTALAMGVDRAIHVETSERLDAVALSRIVAQIAQAENIGLILVGGQEADWDSQALGAATAERLGWPQLTWTNELKIEGDVLTGRHDVDDGNESFRATLPAVVTTQQGLNEPRYPTLPNIMKAKKKELRKDDLSQYGVQPMVRYVNAEIQTRARRNHMIDGKDPQAAAAQLLELLRNEAKVLS, encoded by the coding sequence ATGAACATCCTGACCCTTGTAAGACAAGTTCCGGACGCGGAAGCCCGCGTAAAGATCAACGCCCAGGCTGTTGACCTCGAAGGCACCACCCTCGTGATTGATGGCATGGACGAATATGGCGTCGAAGAAGCCCTGCGCCTCCGCGAAAGCGGTGCGGCTGTTGAGCAGATCATTGCGCTGGCCGTGGGGCCAAAGCGCGTTGAGGATGCTTTACGCACCGCACTGGCTATGGGCGTAGACCGCGCGATTCACGTAGAAACCAGTGAACGCCTGGATGCTGTCGCCCTGAGCCGGATTGTGGCTCAGATCGCGCAGGCGGAAAACATCGGACTGATTCTGGTCGGGGGGCAGGAAGCTGACTGGGACTCTCAGGCTCTGGGGGCGGCCACCGCCGAACGCCTGGGATGGCCGCAGCTCACCTGGACCAACGAACTGAAGATAGAGGGTGACGTTCTGACCGGCCGTCACGATGTGGACGACGGCAACGAAAGCTTCCGTGCCACTCTTCCCGCAGTGGTCACCACCCAGCAGGGTCTCAACGAGCCCCGGTACCCCACGCTGCCCAACATCATGAAAGCCAAGAAAAAGGAACTGCGCAAGGATGATCTCTCGCAGTACGGGGTCCAGCCCATGGTGCGCTATGTCAACGCAGAGATCCAGACCCGTGCGCGGCGCAACCACATGATCGACGGTAAAGACCCGCAGGCAGCGGCGGCCCAACTGCTGGAACTGCTGCGCAATGAAGCGAAAGTCCTGTCCTAA
- a CDS encoding DsbA family protein has product MTRLQGSNPNRTMLVVGTLLAALLIGLALIAVRGKPAPGAGLTADFNLSTVPYAGLAEAPVSVVVVEDFKCPVCKTFEETIAPELTSKYVQTGKAKLYTVVWPFLAEARRLPTDDSKLAAQAARCVYDQGGNKAFGSFKSILFRAQGDEGTVWATKARLKELAANVEGLDTGKFATCLDTDATASLVEAEKKMVEDARVNHTPTVFVNGKEVMNTQGQSSYLMADVSKAIEDASN; this is encoded by the coding sequence ATGACGAGACTTCAGGGAAGTAACCCCAACCGAACCATGCTGGTCGTCGGGACGCTGCTGGCGGCGCTCCTGATCGGGCTGGCCCTGATCGCCGTTCGTGGAAAGCCGGCTCCAGGCGCAGGATTGACCGCAGATTTCAACCTGTCCACTGTGCCCTACGCCGGGCTGGCAGAAGCCCCCGTCAGTGTGGTGGTGGTCGAGGACTTCAAGTGTCCGGTGTGCAAGACCTTCGAGGAAACCATTGCTCCGGAGCTGACCAGCAAGTACGTGCAGACTGGCAAGGCCAAGCTTTATACCGTGGTCTGGCCATTCCTGGCTGAGGCTCGCCGCCTGCCCACCGATGACAGCAAGCTCGCAGCTCAGGCGGCCCGCTGCGTTTACGATCAGGGAGGCAATAAGGCGTTTGGCAGCTTCAAGAGCATCCTGTTCCGTGCTCAGGGGGACGAGGGCACAGTCTGGGCCACCAAGGCCCGCCTCAAGGAACTGGCTGCCAACGTTGAGGGTCTGGACACCGGGAAGTTCGCGACCTGCCTTGACACCGACGCCACTGCCTCCCTCGTCGAGGCTGAAAAGAAAATGGTTGAGGACGCCCGCGTGAACCACACGCCGACGGTGTTCGTCAATGGCAAGGAAGTCATGAATACCCAGGGGCAGAGCAGCTACCTGATGGCCGATGTGAGCAAAGCCATTGAGGACGCCAGCAACTAA
- a CDS encoding ATP-dependent Clp protease ATP-binding subunit has protein sequence MTNRYDDRARLVFHYAREEGNRLGHAMVGPEHMLLGLMREGGTAATILGEFGASLDGLRRRVEDIIGRGEGSRLNDAPSITPRARRVMELASSEARSLGAQVTSTEHILLGIIREGDGVAFRILQELTKDVDTIRWRVLAQGEGSSAKPAKPVATPFLDEYGRDLTRWAREGKLDPVIGRSEEIRRVTQILTRRTKNNPVLIGDPGVGKTAIVEGLALAIHEKRTPPNLHGVRLVSLDLSGVVAGTKYRGEFEERLRQIIEELRNAKVVAFIDELHTLVGAGGAEGTLDAANILKPALSRGEIQVIGATTTGEYHRYIEKDAALERRFQPVIVLEPSPAETLQILRGLRPKYEEHHGVQIPDTALELSVRIGERSLPGRNFPDKAIDLIDEAASRVRLNMSVGLPVAENEQGEPYVTREDIESVINSMGGIYSEETAAQLSDLDLQLSEQVYGQPDAVKALSSALRRARVGLGGRTRVAASFLFVGPSGVGKTHLAKALARTLFSSERALIRVDMSEFQESHSISKLIGSPPGYVGFEQGGRLTEAVRRQPFSVILLDEIEKAHPDVYNTFLQVLDDGRLTDGLGRTVDFRRTIIIMTSNTGFNVNPTVGFSPVTPDNNAPLRHIFTPEFLDRLDDVIRFRSLGEEELVRVAQQLLGEMREELISREMRVTFDPAIAAWLVGKLKARSPKHAVGSSRQLRTLVREELEDPLAMELMAIDGQELRVVLGETGIQFEKGEEAAPRQILA, from the coding sequence ATGACCAACCGATACGACGACCGCGCCCGACTGGTGTTCCATTACGCGCGTGAAGAAGGCAACCGCCTGGGCCACGCGATGGTCGGCCCCGAACACATGCTGCTTGGCCTGATGCGCGAGGGCGGTACGGCGGCCACCATCCTCGGCGAATTCGGTGCCTCGCTTGACGGCCTGCGCCGCCGGGTCGAAGACATCATCGGCCGGGGCGAGGGCAGCCGCCTGAACGACGCCCCAAGCATTACGCCACGTGCCCGCCGCGTGATGGAACTTGCCTCCAGCGAGGCCCGCAGCCTCGGCGCGCAGGTAACTTCAACCGAGCACATCCTGCTGGGCATTATCCGTGAAGGCGACGGCGTTGCCTTCCGGATCCTGCAGGAACTGACCAAAGACGTCGACACCATCCGCTGGCGTGTGCTGGCGCAGGGTGAAGGCTCGAGCGCCAAGCCTGCCAAGCCGGTGGCCACGCCGTTCCTGGACGAGTACGGCCGTGACCTGACCCGCTGGGCGCGTGAAGGCAAACTCGACCCGGTGATCGGCCGCAGTGAGGAAATCCGCCGCGTGACGCAGATCCTGACCCGCCGTACCAAGAACAACCCGGTGCTGATCGGTGACCCCGGCGTGGGCAAAACGGCCATTGTCGAGGGTCTCGCGCTGGCCATCCATGAAAAGCGGACGCCACCCAACCTGCACGGCGTGCGTCTGGTCAGCCTGGACCTCAGCGGCGTTGTGGCCGGAACCAAGTACCGCGGTGAGTTCGAGGAACGTCTGCGTCAGATCATCGAGGAACTGCGCAACGCCAAGGTGGTCGCCTTTATCGACGAGCTGCACACCCTGGTCGGCGCGGGCGGTGCCGAGGGCACGCTGGACGCTGCGAACATTCTCAAGCCAGCCCTGAGCCGCGGTGAGATCCAGGTAATCGGCGCGACGACCACTGGCGAGTACCACCGTTACATCGAGAAGGATGCCGCTCTCGAACGCCGTTTCCAGCCGGTGATCGTGCTGGAGCCAAGCCCCGCCGAAACCTTACAGATTCTGCGCGGTCTGCGGCCCAAGTACGAGGAGCACCACGGTGTGCAGATTCCGGACACGGCTCTGGAACTGTCAGTGCGGATCGGCGAGCGCAGCCTTCCCGGACGGAACTTCCCGGACAAGGCCATTGACCTGATCGATGAGGCTGCCAGCCGCGTGCGCCTGAACATGAGCGTGGGCCTGCCAGTGGCCGAAAATGAACAGGGCGAACCGTACGTGACCCGTGAGGATATCGAAAGCGTCATCAACTCCATGGGTGGCATCTACAGCGAGGAAACGGCGGCGCAGCTGAGCGATCTGGACCTGCAGCTGTCCGAACAGGTGTACGGTCAGCCCGACGCGGTCAAGGCCCTCAGCTCGGCGCTACGCCGCGCGCGGGTAGGACTGGGTGGCCGCACCCGTGTCGCCGCGAGCTTCCTGTTCGTGGGACCCAGCGGCGTCGGCAAGACCCACCTGGCCAAGGCACTGGCCCGCACACTATTCAGCTCGGAGCGCGCCCTGATCCGGGTGGACATGAGCGAGTTCCAGGAAAGCCACTCCATCAGTAAGCTGATCGGATCGCCTCCCGGCTATGTAGGCTTCGAGCAGGGGGGACGCCTGACCGAGGCGGTGCGCCGCCAGCCCTTCAGCGTGATTCTGCTCGACGAGATCGAGAAGGCCCACCCAGACGTGTACAACACCTTCCTGCAGGTACTGGACGATGGTCGCCTGACCGACGGTCTGGGCCGGACAGTGGACTTCCGCCGGACCATCATCATCATGACCAGCAACACGGGCTTCAACGTCAACCCGACGGTGGGCTTCAGCCCGGTGACGCCGGACAACAACGCGCCGCTGCGGCACATCTTTACTCCCGAATTCCTGGACCGGCTGGATGATGTGATCCGCTTCCGGTCACTGGGTGAGGAGGAGCTGGTCCGGGTGGCCCAGCAGCTGCTGGGCGAGATGCGCGAGGAACTGATCAGCCGTGAGATGCGCGTGACCTTCGATCCGGCCATCGCAGCCTGGCTGGTCGGGAAGCTCAAAGCCCGGAGTCCCAAGCACGCCGTCGGCAGTTCGCGGCAGCTGCGCACACTTGTGCGCGAAGAGCTGGAAGATCCCCTGGCCATGGAACTGATGGCTATTGACGGCCAGGAACTGCGCGTGGTCCTGGGCGAGACTGGGATTCAGTTTGAGAAAGGCGAAGAAGCTGCTCCACGGCAGATTCTGGCCTGA